From a single Rhodococcus qingshengii JCM 15477 genomic region:
- a CDS encoding cobyric acid synthase produces the protein MRGALLVAGTTSDAGKSVLVAGLCRMLARRGVRVAPFKAQNMSNNSVVTLDGGEIGRAQALQARACGLEPSVRFNPVLLKPGSDRTSQLVVRGKAMTTVGARDYMQHRQWLRAVVAEDLESLRSEFDVVICEGAGSPAEINLRATDLANMGLAQAARIPVVVVGDIDRGGVLAHLFGTVAVLSPSDQALIAGFVINKFRGDVALLEPGLEQLRSLTGRPTLGVIPFADDLWLDAEDSLGVTGNAPVGRPGPPVGSAWLTVAAVRLPRISNSTDVEALACEPGVAVSWVTDPSRIRDADLVVIPGSKSTVSDLEWLRSTGLADEIVARAGRGQAVLGICGGYQMLGNSIVDDVESGSGTTAGLGLLDLDVEFAPDKVLAQMTGTADGISVSGYEIHHGRVVRNGDHPLLADSSGMPEGSVRGPVRGTHWHGLLESDDFRRSLLRELAVPGFVAAPDTAVAAVREQQLDLLADLVEQHLDQDLLEKLINGGAPIGLPVIASALEA, from the coding sequence ATGCGCGGCGCTTTGCTGGTAGCCGGCACTACTTCCGACGCAGGCAAGAGCGTTCTTGTGGCCGGATTGTGTCGCATGTTGGCGCGTCGAGGCGTCCGAGTGGCGCCGTTCAAGGCGCAGAACATGTCGAACAACTCCGTGGTCACGCTGGACGGCGGAGAGATCGGCCGTGCGCAGGCACTTCAGGCGCGTGCATGCGGTCTGGAGCCGAGTGTTCGATTCAATCCGGTGCTGCTCAAGCCTGGAAGTGACCGCACGTCGCAATTGGTTGTTCGGGGCAAGGCGATGACCACAGTGGGTGCTCGCGACTACATGCAGCATCGGCAGTGGCTTCGCGCCGTCGTGGCCGAAGATCTCGAATCGCTTCGATCCGAGTTCGACGTCGTGATCTGTGAAGGCGCCGGTTCACCGGCCGAAATCAACTTGCGCGCAACGGATCTTGCCAACATGGGATTGGCTCAGGCTGCGCGGATTCCGGTCGTCGTCGTCGGTGACATCGATCGCGGCGGCGTCCTGGCCCATCTGTTCGGGACCGTTGCTGTGCTCTCGCCCAGCGACCAGGCATTGATCGCGGGATTTGTGATCAACAAATTCCGCGGTGACGTTGCACTGTTGGAACCCGGACTGGAACAACTGCGCAGCCTCACCGGTCGACCCACTCTCGGAGTGATCCCGTTTGCCGACGATCTTTGGCTCGACGCCGAGGATTCGCTTGGCGTCACCGGCAATGCCCCGGTAGGGCGCCCGGGCCCACCCGTCGGTTCGGCCTGGCTCACCGTTGCTGCGGTTCGGCTCCCGCGTATCTCCAACTCCACGGACGTCGAGGCACTGGCATGTGAACCGGGCGTGGCAGTTTCGTGGGTGACCGATCCGTCGCGAATTCGCGACGCGGACCTCGTGGTGATCCCCGGTAGTAAGTCCACCGTGAGTGACCTCGAGTGGTTGCGAAGTACCGGCCTGGCCGACGAGATCGTCGCGCGAGCAGGTCGCGGGCAAGCAGTCCTGGGAATCTGCGGCGGTTACCAGATGCTGGGTAATTCCATCGTCGACGACGTCGAATCAGGATCAGGGACCACCGCGGGACTGGGTCTGCTGGACCTCGATGTCGAGTTCGCTCCGGACAAGGTGCTGGCGCAGATGACCGGTACGGCAGACGGTATCTCGGTGTCCGGGTACGAGATTCATCACGGACGCGTCGTGCGCAACGGGGACCACCCATTGCTGGCGGACTCGAGCGGTATGCCGGAAGGCAGTGTGCGAGGGCCTGTTCGAGGGACACACTGGCACGGTCTCCTGGAAAGTGACGACTTTCGGCGCAGCCTGCTGCGTGAGCTCGCGGTTCCCGGTTTTGTTGCTGCACCCGACACCGCGGTTGCCGCGGTGCGAGAACAACAACTCGACCTTCTCGCTGATCTCGTCGAGCAGCACCTCGATCAGGATCTACTCGAGAAACTGATCAACGGTGGGGCGCCTATCGGGCTCCCCGTCATTGCTTCCGCACTCGAAGCCTGA
- a CDS encoding RNA polymerase sigma factor: MTDQFDGLLTDFSDEVLVDSAMLGDHAAFDVIVRRYGPHLYRFARRLLASESDVDDIVQETCVAAWRQLPGFQRRSSAKTWLFAICSRKISDFYRKVGSCAADLDELGEEADPRLRDPSEEVCGTAFLDALESELDRLPLRQRAAWVLREVEGMTYPQIAVVLELSPDAVRGQHTRARRNLGVALDRWR, encoded by the coding sequence GTGACAGATCAATTCGACGGCTTGCTGACGGACTTCAGTGACGAGGTGCTGGTCGACTCGGCAATGCTCGGCGATCACGCGGCCTTCGACGTCATCGTCCGCCGATACGGCCCGCACTTGTATCGATTTGCCCGTCGACTGCTCGCGAGCGAGAGTGACGTCGACGACATCGTCCAGGAAACCTGCGTCGCTGCGTGGCGCCAACTTCCGGGGTTTCAGCGGCGCTCGAGCGCCAAGACCTGGTTGTTCGCGATCTGTTCTCGCAAGATCTCGGATTTCTATCGAAAAGTCGGCTCCTGCGCCGCCGATCTGGACGAACTCGGGGAAGAAGCTGATCCCCGTTTGCGTGATCCGAGCGAAGAAGTCTGCGGCACAGCATTTCTCGACGCCCTGGAATCCGAACTCGATCGCCTGCCACTGCGTCAGCGTGCTGCCTGGGTCTTGCGAGAAGTGGAGGGCATGACGTATCCGCAGATCGCTGTTGTCCTGGAACTGAGTCCGGACGCGGTTCGTGGCCAGCACACTCGGGCGAGGCGGAATCTCGGTGTCGCACTCGATCGATGGCGATGA
- a CDS encoding GAF and ANTAR domain-containing protein produces MDTAFDPRGFDPRTEDSVPSVLPDDATATGADVAVEAAETRLTARAVRELLAALGGSIGDEDELVVLLQRAVEIANDAIDGADSIGVTIDLAGQTYTAVHTDSRTLRVDIEQYDAGDGPCLHAARTGETVVVDSETSAERWPRFAAAAKDEGIKSFLAAPLFTPDQRLGSFNLYGRAPAAFDSVDAEVMEILTTTVSRAIGDFSRFKSAKAVADALQRALETRAPIEQAKGMLMAIHRIDADTAFHMLRRQSQTTNTKLRDVAAEIVETYSAPPTAV; encoded by the coding sequence GTGGATACCGCTTTCGACCCCAGAGGCTTCGACCCGAGAACCGAGGATTCGGTGCCGTCGGTACTGCCGGACGATGCGACGGCAACTGGTGCTGACGTCGCCGTCGAGGCTGCGGAAACTCGGCTGACGGCACGTGCGGTCAGAGAGTTGCTGGCAGCGCTCGGGGGAAGTATCGGCGACGAGGACGAACTCGTGGTTCTGCTCCAGCGCGCCGTCGAAATCGCGAACGACGCCATCGACGGCGCCGACAGCATCGGCGTCACCATCGATCTTGCCGGGCAGACCTACACCGCCGTTCACACCGATTCGCGGACCCTGCGCGTCGACATCGAGCAATACGACGCCGGCGACGGACCATGTCTGCACGCGGCTCGAACCGGTGAAACCGTAGTCGTTGATTCCGAGACCAGCGCAGAACGCTGGCCGCGGTTCGCGGCGGCCGCGAAGGACGAAGGGATCAAGTCCTTTCTCGCGGCGCCGCTCTTCACGCCGGATCAGCGACTCGGTTCGTTCAACCTGTACGGACGTGCCCCAGCGGCCTTCGACAGCGTCGACGCGGAAGTCATGGAGATTCTCACGACAACAGTCTCACGCGCGATCGGAGACTTCTCCCGTTTCAAATCTGCCAAGGCGGTAGCTGACGCCCTGCAACGCGCGCTCGAGACTCGGGCGCCGATAGAACAGGCCAAAGGCATGCTGATGGCCATCCATCGGATCGACGCCGACACCGCATTTCACATGCTGCGCAGGCAGTCTCAGACCACGAACACCAAGTTGCGTGACGTGGCAGCCGAGATCGTCGAGACGTATTCCGCGCCGCCTACCGCGGTCTAG
- a CDS encoding DUF6069 family protein — MSAIASTAHNLHLTKPRAVLGATVMALVANLILWLIGLASGGSFEMTDQGKMASVAPGGVITLTVVPLLVGLSLAMLISLKWEPIIRIAQVVGAVFALGTIALTIAADFDAASTVTLALMHVVVAASVVVALEAVRRSPSN; from the coding sequence ATGTCTGCAATCGCTTCAACCGCACACAACCTCCACCTCACCAAGCCGCGCGCCGTACTCGGGGCCACGGTCATGGCCCTCGTCGCCAACCTGATCCTGTGGCTGATCGGCCTGGCATCGGGCGGATCGTTCGAGATGACAGATCAGGGAAAGATGGCGAGCGTAGCTCCCGGCGGGGTCATCACACTTACGGTAGTGCCGTTGCTGGTCGGTTTGTCGCTCGCAATGTTGATCTCACTGAAGTGGGAGCCGATCATCCGCATCGCTCAGGTCGTGGGTGCAGTGTTTGCGCTCGGCACCATCGCCCTGACGATCGCCGCGGACTTCGACGCCGCCAGCACGGTCACGCTCGCGCTGATGCACGTGGTTGTCGCCGCGAGCGTGGTCGTCGCGCTCGAGGCCGTACGTCGGTCTCCGTCGAACTAG
- a CDS encoding PhzF family phenazine biosynthesis protein, which produces MATSHDILRLTAFSSDPAGGNPAGVVLDARGLDDSELQSVAAEVGYAETAFLIEPVLGGNPRHSRIRYFSPIAEVPFCGHATIATAIALTERDGDGTFTFETPIGPVSIDTATDEDGTSTATFTSVEPSVSPIDHAVLTALLGLIGVDSSALDARYPAMLSYAGNTHPIVVLRDQAAFDEFTFDPSAMRTLMDAQGWAGTVTILHPLDDNTFEARNLFPVGNIVEDPATGSAAASTGGYLRKLEPAATPRRITIHQGRHVGRPSVLAVEIPVDGGIAVTGTAVPTDDPR; this is translated from the coding sequence ATGGCAACTTCTCACGACATCCTCCGACTGACTGCGTTCAGTTCGGATCCGGCCGGCGGTAATCCGGCCGGCGTAGTGCTCGACGCGCGTGGACTCGACGACTCCGAATTACAATCTGTTGCAGCCGAAGTCGGGTATGCCGAGACGGCGTTCCTCATCGAACCGGTACTCGGAGGCAACCCGCGCCACAGCCGGATCCGGTACTTCTCCCCTATCGCCGAAGTACCGTTCTGCGGTCATGCCACTATTGCGACGGCCATCGCTCTCACCGAGCGAGACGGTGACGGAACCTTCACATTCGAAACACCGATCGGACCGGTATCCATCGACACGGCGACCGACGAGGACGGAACGTCCACCGCGACCTTCACCAGCGTCGAACCATCGGTCTCGCCGATCGATCATGCTGTACTGACAGCACTGCTCGGGCTCATCGGCGTCGATTCGTCTGCGCTCGACGCGCGGTATCCCGCAATGCTCTCGTACGCCGGCAACACGCACCCGATCGTCGTACTTCGTGATCAGGCAGCCTTCGACGAGTTCACCTTCGATCCATCCGCAATGCGAACTCTGATGGACGCGCAGGGGTGGGCGGGCACGGTGACGATCCTGCATCCCCTCGACGACAACACCTTCGAAGCTCGAAATCTGTTTCCGGTGGGAAACATCGTCGAGGATCCCGCGACCGGGTCCGCAGCGGCGTCGACCGGCGGTTACCTGCGCAAACTCGAACCCGCGGCCACTCCGCGGCGGATCACCATCCACCAGGGCCGACACGTCGGGCGACCCAGCGTTCTCGCGGTCGAGATCCCGGTCGACGGCGGTATCGCGGTCACCGGCACCGCCGTGCCGACAGACGACCCCCGGTAA
- a CDS encoding PPOX class F420-dependent oxidoreductase — translation MSNDTDTDDALFALVAEGKQGVLATVKRDGRPQLSNIIYRWDVESKTASVSITADRAKSKNAIRDPRVSLHVSAPDFWSYAVIEGLAVVTPAAADPHDEVSDALVELYRDISGQEHPDWEEYREAMVAERRQILTVRADHVYGMTGLPKPSGT, via the coding sequence ATGAGCAATGACACAGACACCGACGACGCGTTGTTCGCACTCGTGGCCGAGGGAAAACAAGGTGTGTTGGCAACCGTCAAGCGTGACGGCCGCCCACAGTTGTCCAACATCATTTACCGCTGGGACGTCGAGTCGAAGACGGCTTCCGTGTCCATCACAGCTGATCGCGCCAAGAGTAAAAATGCGATCCGCGATCCGCGGGTTTCCCTCCACGTCAGCGCGCCCGACTTCTGGAGCTACGCCGTGATCGAAGGACTTGCTGTGGTGACACCCGCAGCGGCCGATCCTCACGACGAAGTGTCGGACGCCCTGGTCGAGCTGTACCGGGACATCAGCGGCCAGGAGCATCCCGATTGGGAGGAGTACCGCGAAGCGATGGTGGCAGAGCGTCGACAGATCCTCACGGTGCGCGCTGATCACGTCTACGGAATGACGGGGCTCCCCAAACCGTCCGGTACCTAG
- a CDS encoding alpha/beta fold hydrolase yields the protein MELTRVAVGSGSCTVRIDGPVSKHAVLLLPGKGDPVDLYDDVCERLHHSDLRTVAVESIENLDETSAVVLLDELNIAWVNLVGHREGADLAWLLAARQFGRFASLIAVDRGHPSASDIAGVPPVEVPTTVVVGSGGRAIADASGRFVYSDFRVTELPGVDDVVKSAPAELATEIVLRTSPW from the coding sequence ATGGAATTGACTCGAGTAGCGGTGGGCAGTGGTTCGTGCACCGTTCGGATCGACGGGCCGGTCAGCAAGCATGCGGTACTCCTGCTTCCCGGCAAGGGCGACCCCGTCGACTTGTACGACGATGTGTGTGAGCGACTGCACCATTCGGATCTGCGGACCGTCGCGGTGGAATCGATCGAGAATCTCGACGAGACCTCGGCAGTGGTACTTCTGGACGAGTTGAACATCGCCTGGGTGAACCTGGTCGGTCACCGGGAGGGCGCCGATCTCGCGTGGCTGTTGGCTGCACGTCAGTTCGGCCGCTTCGCGAGTTTGATCGCCGTGGACCGTGGACATCCGTCGGCCAGCGATATTGCCGGCGTACCGCCGGTCGAGGTTCCGACCACCGTAGTCGTGGGCAGTGGAGGTCGGGCCATCGCCGACGCCAGCGGTCGTTTCGTGTACTCCGACTTCCGCGTGACGGAACTTCCGGGTGTCGACGACGTCGTCAAGTCGGCACCGGCCGAACTCGCAACCGAGATCGTGCTGCGTACCAGCCCCTGGTGA
- the mtr gene encoding mycothione reductase — protein sequence MTHYDLAIIGSGSGNSLPDERFDGKKIAILEEGTFGGTCLNVGCIPTKMFVYAAEVARTVTTAEKYGVDATLDGVRWSDIVKRVFGRIDPISAGGERYRSEDSPNTTVYRGHATFTGDKTIDTGTGETITADQVVIAAGSRPIIPDEIASSGVKYYTNEDIMRLPELPEHLVIVGSGFIATEFAHVFSALGSRVSIIGRSQRLLRHLDDEISERFTELAEQKWDVHLGSPLTSVRGDGDNIAVELANGTVVSGDVLLVAVGRQPNGDLLGLDKAGVELDDKGSIVVDEYQRTTAEGVFALGDVSSPYQLKHVANHEARVVQHNLLQDAWKDTSGLRSTDHRFVPAAVFTDPQIADVGMTEKQARDAGLDITVKVQAYGDVAYGWAMEDQEGICKVIAERGTGRILGAHVMGTQAPTVIQPLIQAMSFGLSAQDMARGQYWIHPALAEVVENALLGLDI from the coding sequence GTGACGCACTACGACCTTGCAATCATCGGCAGCGGATCCGGAAACTCGCTGCCAGACGAGCGGTTCGACGGCAAGAAGATCGCAATCCTCGAAGAGGGCACCTTCGGCGGAACGTGCCTCAATGTCGGGTGTATCCCGACCAAGATGTTCGTCTACGCCGCCGAGGTGGCACGCACCGTCACCACTGCCGAGAAGTACGGCGTCGACGCCACGCTCGACGGCGTTCGTTGGTCCGACATCGTCAAGCGCGTCTTCGGCCGCATCGATCCCATTTCTGCAGGTGGTGAGCGGTACCGCAGCGAAGACAGTCCCAACACCACCGTCTACCGCGGCCACGCCACGTTCACCGGCGACAAGACGATCGACACCGGAACCGGCGAGACGATCACCGCTGACCAGGTGGTCATCGCAGCCGGTTCGCGTCCGATCATCCCGGACGAGATCGCGTCGAGTGGTGTGAAGTACTACACCAACGAAGACATCATGCGACTGCCCGAACTTCCCGAGCACCTCGTGATCGTCGGCTCCGGATTCATCGCCACCGAGTTCGCACACGTGTTCTCCGCGTTGGGTTCTCGCGTGTCGATCATCGGTCGCAGCCAGCGACTGCTGCGGCACCTCGACGACGAGATCTCCGAGCGCTTCACCGAGTTGGCCGAACAGAAGTGGGACGTCCATCTGGGCTCCCCCCTCACGTCGGTACGCGGCGATGGCGACAACATCGCCGTCGAACTGGCAAATGGCACAGTCGTTTCCGGTGACGTTCTCCTCGTCGCGGTGGGTCGTCAGCCGAACGGTGACCTACTCGGTCTCGACAAGGCCGGCGTCGAACTCGACGACAAGGGCTCGATCGTGGTCGACGAATACCAACGCACCACCGCCGAGGGCGTCTTCGCACTCGGTGACGTCTCCTCGCCGTACCAGCTCAAGCACGTCGCCAACCATGAAGCGCGCGTTGTTCAACACAACCTGCTCCAGGACGCGTGGAAGGACACGTCCGGGCTTCGCAGCACCGATCACCGCTTCGTACCGGCAGCCGTGTTCACCGACCCGCAGATCGCCGACGTCGGAATGACGGAGAAGCAGGCTCGCGACGCCGGGCTCGACATCACCGTCAAGGTGCAGGCTTACGGCGACGTCGCGTACGGCTGGGCGATGGAGGATCAGGAGGGCATCTGCAAGGTGATCGCCGAGCGCGGCACCGGACGCATCCTCGGCGCCCACGTCATGGGTACGCAGGCTCCGACCGTCATCCAGCCGCTCATTCAGGCGATGAGCTTCGGTTTGTCAGCTCAGGACATGGCGCGCGGCCAGTACTGGATCCACCCGGCCCTGGCCGAAGTGGTCGAGAACGCGCTGCTCGGCCTCGACATCTGA
- a CDS encoding alpha/beta hydrolase — MTTWVPDVLGDGYQQLTIPLGTDPDGEGEVDATLVRYQPQKEAVKTHRAVLYVHGFTDYFFQKHLAEHFAEQGYAFFALDLRKCGRSLKPGHTAHYVSDLALYDAELNEALRIVRSETEGSEVLLMAHSTGGLIVPLWLNRLQRKPGGSDGAGICGLVLNSPWFDLQGPSVVRNVGTTAIDALGRVSAKTVIPGTGLPTYGSSLHVSANGVWDYNLDWKPLAGCPVTFGWMRAVRAGHAKLHRGLDIGVPALILRSKKSQFAKAYNPSVDLADSVLDVKQIARWAGCLGDRTTIVPIDGARHDVFLSTEKPLATAFSELDLWLEWLDGHLTPAAENSASTASNTQEIAQ; from the coding sequence GTGACTACTTGGGTTCCAGACGTCCTCGGTGACGGATATCAGCAGCTGACGATCCCGCTCGGAACGGATCCGGACGGCGAAGGCGAGGTGGACGCAACACTGGTCCGCTACCAACCGCAGAAGGAGGCGGTGAAGACACACCGTGCCGTTTTGTACGTGCACGGTTTCACCGATTACTTCTTCCAGAAGCACCTCGCCGAGCACTTTGCCGAGCAGGGTTACGCCTTCTTCGCACTCGACCTGCGTAAGTGCGGCCGCTCCCTCAAACCGGGGCACACAGCTCATTACGTCTCCGACCTTGCGCTCTACGACGCCGAACTGAACGAAGCGCTGCGCATCGTCCGCAGCGAGACCGAGGGCAGCGAGGTGCTGCTCATGGCGCACTCCACCGGCGGTCTGATCGTTCCGCTCTGGCTGAACCGTTTGCAGCGCAAGCCCGGTGGCAGCGACGGCGCCGGAATCTGCGGGCTGGTACTCAACAGCCCCTGGTTCGACCTTCAGGGTCCCTCAGTGGTGCGCAACGTCGGTACTACGGCGATCGATGCGCTCGGACGGGTATCGGCGAAGACGGTGATCCCGGGAACTGGGCTACCGACTTACGGTTCCAGTCTTCATGTTTCGGCCAACGGCGTCTGGGATTACAACCTCGACTGGAAGCCACTGGCAGGCTGCCCCGTTACCTTCGGCTGGATGCGGGCCGTCCGAGCGGGTCACGCAAAACTTCACCGCGGCCTAGACATCGGAGTGCCCGCGCTGATTCTGCGCTCGAAGAAGTCGCAGTTCGCGAAGGCGTACAACCCGAGCGTCGACCTCGCCGATTCCGTGCTCGACGTCAAGCAGATCGCACGTTGGGCCGGTTGCCTCGGCGATCGCACCACCATCGTCCCGATCGACGGCGCCCGTCACGACGTGTTCCTTTCGACCGAGAAGCCCTTGGCCACAGCCTTTTCCGAACTCGACCTGTGGTTGGAGTGGCTCGACGGCCACCTCACGCCGGCCGCAGAAAATTCGGCAAGCACAGCAAGCAACACACAGGAGATCGCGCAGTGA
- the mqo gene encoding malate dehydrogenase (quinone) yields the protein MSNQNAVETKTDVVLVGAGIMSATLGALLRQLQPDWSISTFERLDAVAAESSDPWNNAGTGHSALCELNYTPENSDGTVDIKKAVNVNEQFQVSRQFWAHAVEQGVLTQPKEFINPIAHVSFVHGEANAKYLRARYDALAGHTLFRGMEYIDDPAEFSKRLPLMAKGRDFSDPIALNWSQDGTDVDFGALTKQLIGYIGKTGGKMYFGHEVTNLTQNSDKSWTVKVTNRRTGEKRTVRSRFVFVGAGGGALHLLQKSGIKEAKGFGGFPVSGAFLRCTNPELIDQHSAKVYGKAAVGAPPMSVPHLDTRVIGNKPGLLFGPYAGWSPKFLKQGRVTDLPGSVKPNNILSMLGVGVSELGLVKYLVSELAKNEAGRIWDLREFAPKAQAQDWELITAGQRVQVIRRAKGKGGVLEFGTAVVAAEDGSIAGLLGASPGASTAVPAMLDVLERCFPTEFQGWKGKLREMVPSIGVKLTDNEGLFNQVWDWSSKVLELDSAGASESAPVADTAATV from the coding sequence GTGTCGAATCAGAACGCGGTAGAGACGAAGACGGATGTAGTGCTCGTGGGCGCAGGCATCATGAGCGCCACGCTGGGTGCATTGCTGCGCCAGCTGCAGCCCGATTGGTCGATCTCGACCTTCGAGCGGCTCGATGCCGTCGCAGCCGAGAGCAGCGACCCCTGGAACAACGCGGGAACCGGTCACTCAGCCCTGTGTGAGCTCAATTACACACCTGAGAACTCGGACGGCACGGTCGACATCAAGAAGGCCGTCAACGTCAACGAGCAGTTCCAGGTGTCACGCCAGTTCTGGGCACACGCGGTAGAGCAGGGCGTCCTGACACAGCCCAAGGAATTCATCAACCCCATCGCGCACGTGAGCTTCGTTCACGGTGAGGCCAACGCCAAGTACCTCCGTGCTCGTTACGACGCACTTGCCGGCCACACGCTCTTCCGCGGTATGGAGTACATCGACGATCCGGCCGAGTTCAGCAAGCGTTTGCCGCTCATGGCCAAGGGACGCGACTTCTCCGATCCCATCGCCCTGAACTGGAGCCAGGACGGCACCGACGTCGATTTCGGAGCGCTCACCAAGCAGCTCATCGGCTACATCGGCAAGACCGGCGGCAAGATGTACTTCGGCCACGAGGTCACCAACCTGACGCAGAACTCGGACAAGTCCTGGACCGTCAAGGTCACCAACCGTCGCACCGGTGAAAAGCGCACCGTTCGCTCGCGCTTCGTGTTCGTCGGTGCCGGTGGCGGCGCCCTGCACCTGCTGCAGAAGTCGGGCATCAAGGAAGCCAAGGGCTTCGGTGGCTTCCCGGTCAGCGGTGCCTTCCTGCGATGCACCAACCCCGAACTCATCGACCAGCACAGCGCCAAGGTCTACGGCAAGGCTGCCGTCGGCGCCCCGCCCATGTCGGTGCCTCACCTGGACACCCGTGTCATCGGCAACAAGCCGGGTCTGCTGTTCGGTCCCTACGCTGGTTGGTCGCCGAAGTTCCTCAAGCAGGGTCGCGTCACGGACCTGCCCGGCTCGGTCAAGCCGAACAACATCCTCTCGATGCTCGGTGTCGGTGTCAGCGAGCTCGGCCTGGTCAAGTACCTGGTCAGCGAGCTTGCCAAGAACGAAGCCGGTCGCATCTGGGATCTGCGTGAGTTCGCGCCCAAGGCGCAGGCCCAGGACTGGGAACTCATCACCGCGGGCCAGCGCGTCCAGGTGATCCGCCGTGCCAAGGGCAAGGGTGGTGTCCTCGAATTCGGTACCGCTGTGGTCGCCGCTGAGGACGGTTCCATCGCCGGTCTGCTCGGTGCTTCGCCCGGTGCGTCCACGGCCGTCCCGGCGATGCTGGACGTACTCGAGCGCTGCTTCCCGACCGAGTTCCAGGGTTGGAAGGGCAAGCTCCGCGAGATGGTTCCGTCCATCGGCGTCAAGCTCACCGACAACGAGGGCCTGTTCAACCAGGTCTGGGATTGGTCCTCGAAGGTTCTCGAGCTCGATTCCGCCGGTGCTTCCGAGTCGGCTCCGGTCGCGGATACCGCCGCGACTGTGTGA
- a CDS encoding GNAT family N-acetyltransferase, which yields MTATAALKRSWALDLDNKTFYELLKLRVEVFVVEQACPYPELDGRDLLTETRHFWLEQDGQVVCTLRLLEEHDDGNKSFRIGRLCTSRQARGQGHTTRLLQAALAEVGEAPCRINAQTYLVEMYAKHGFKADGEEFIEDGIPHTPMRRGGGEPFVAVS from the coding sequence ATGACGGCAACAGCAGCTTTGAAGCGTTCATGGGCACTCGATCTCGACAACAAGACGTTCTACGAGTTGTTGAAGCTTCGAGTGGAGGTCTTTGTCGTCGAGCAGGCTTGCCCGTATCCCGAGTTGGACGGGCGGGACCTGCTGACGGAAACACGCCACTTCTGGCTCGAGCAGGACGGCCAGGTGGTGTGCACGCTCCGGCTGCTCGAAGAGCACGACGACGGAAACAAGAGCTTCCGAATCGGACGCCTCTGCACGTCGCGTCAGGCGCGCGGCCAGGGTCACACGACCCGTCTCCTGCAGGCCGCACTGGCCGAGGTCGGCGAAGCGCCGTGTCGGATCAACGCCCAGACCTACTTGGTCGAGATGTACGCCAAGCACGGATTCAAGGCTGACGGCGAAGAGTTCATCGAAGACGGCATCCCGCACACCCCGATGCGTCGTGGTGGGGGAGAGCCTTTCGTGGCCGTCAGCTAG